The proteins below are encoded in one region of Synergistaceae bacterium:
- a CDS encoding TRAP transporter large permease subunit has product MDWFWPEGLYTIVMVGSFIFGSFALKLPIAVALSGAAVVGALVGGEWFPVRHIVEGMFGYLDTILIIATAMIFMKSVQRSGLLESLAAWVIRKFRRRPLLLSIGLIVIIMAPGMITGSSTAAVLTTGALVAPVLMRLGVTRTKTAAVIAMGAIYGMIAPPVNVPAMIIGGGIDMPYVGFALPLLVCTVPLAIFSALTLVYPSLKKGSGSDEELEVELKRMEETPLSLRLATPVLVVAVLMTGEQFFPSFWPALGMPVIFLLASLSALMSGGRRFDFIDSSTEALNDAIPVLGILMGVGMFIQIMTLTGVQGFLVVSVLALPAWLMYLGIATSIPLFGAVSAFGAASVLGVPFLLALLGRNEIMVGSALSLIAGLGDLMPPTALAGIFAAQVVGEENYFKVLRICLPHGVLTAGWGILVIVYANEIMGFLP; this is encoded by the coding sequence ATGGACTGGTTCTGGCCGGAGGGGCTATATACGATCGTCATGGTGGGGAGCTTCATCTTCGGATCGTTCGCGCTAAAGCTCCCGATAGCGGTCGCCCTCTCGGGTGCGGCGGTTGTAGGCGCCCTGGTCGGCGGCGAATGGTTTCCCGTTAGACATATCGTGGAGGGGATGTTCGGGTACCTTGACACGATACTGATAATAGCCACGGCCATGATCTTCATGAAGTCGGTCCAGAGGTCGGGGCTACTGGAGAGTTTGGCGGCATGGGTGATCCGAAAGTTCCGTCGCAGGCCCCTGCTGCTGAGCATCGGGTTGATAGTTATAATAATGGCCCCCGGCATGATAACCGGCTCTTCCACGGCGGCGGTGCTGACGACCGGCGCTCTGGTCGCACCGGTGCTGATGCGCTTGGGGGTGACGAGGACCAAGACCGCCGCGGTGATTGCCATGGGCGCCATCTACGGCATGATCGCGCCTCCGGTCAACGTACCGGCGATGATCATAGGGGGCGGCATAGACATGCCGTACGTAGGGTTCGCCCTGCCTCTCCTGGTATGCACTGTGCCCCTGGCTATCTTCTCCGCCCTGACCCTGGTATACCCATCGCTGAAAAAAGGTTCAGGCAGCGACGAAGAGCTGGAGGTGGAGCTCAAGAGGATGGAGGAGACGCCCCTGTCGCTGCGGCTGGCGACTCCCGTGCTGGTGGTGGCGGTCCTGATGACGGGGGAGCAGTTCTTCCCCTCCTTCTGGCCCGCGCTGGGGATGCCGGTGATCTTCCTGTTGGCCTCCCTGTCGGCCCTGATGTCGGGCGGCAGGAGGTTCGACTTCATCGACTCGTCCACCGAGGCCCTTAACGACGCCATCCCAGTGCTGGGGATCCTGATGGGTGTGGGGATGTTCATCCAGATCATGACCCTTACCGGGGTGCAGGGCTTCCTGGTGGTCTCGGTGCTGGCCCTCCCCGCCTGGCTTATGTACCTGGGCATAGCGACGTCGATACCCCTGTTCGGGGCTGTGTCGGCCTTTGGCGCGGCCTCCGTGCTGGGGGTGCCCTTCCTGCTGGCCCTGCTGGGCAGAAACGAGATCATGGTCGGCTCGGCCCTCAGCCTCATAGCGGGGCTGGGAGACCTGATGCCGCCCACGGCCCTCGCGGGAATCTTCGCCGCGCAGGTCGTGGGGGAGGAGAACTATTTCAAGGTGCTTCGCATCTGCCTGCCCCACGGGGTGCTTACGGCAGGGTGGGGCATCCTCGTGATAGTCTACGCGAACGAGATCATGGGCTTCCTGCCCTGA